The window ATTTAAGGACTTTGAAGCGTTTTGTAATGCGCTTAAAAGGCAGCTTGCTTATGCTGTGCGTACTGTCGTGAAGGGGAGCCATTTGATAGATGAAATAGGTTTTAATCGTACAGTCCCTGCTCTTTCTCTTAGTTTCAAAGAGTGTGTACAGAGCGCGATGGACTACGCTTGGGGCGGTGCCAAATACAATACCGGCAACGGAATAATCCTCATTGGAATTGCTGACCTCATTAATAGTATGGCTGCTATCAAGCACCTTATCTATGATACGAAACAGATTTCAATGAGTCAGCTGCTTAGTGCTCTTGATTCGAATTTTGAAAATTCCCCTGAAATACTCAGACTATGCAAAGATGCTCCCAAATATGGCAATGATGTTGAGTGGGTAGACAACATGGCAGCTGAGATCTTTACGTATATTGCAGACGAGATAGAGAGCTATAAAAGCCGTTTTGGAACGATGACCCCTGGTATACTGCCAGTTTCAGGTAACACCCCCTTTGGTCTTGAGGTAGGAGCTCTCCCCTCTGGAAGACTGGCATGGAAACCTCTTGCTGATGGTGTCAGCCCTAATGGTGGTACGGATTTTGAGGGGCCAAGTGCTGTTCTTAAATCCGTGGCGAAGCTTCCTCACGATCGATTTGTACAGGGAACCTTGTTGAATATGAAGATAGAACCCACTCTCTTTTCTACTGAGGCAGGGATACAAAACGTGATGGCTCTTCTGAAAACGCTATGTTCCCTTAATATTTTTCATGTTCAATTTAATGTCATAGATCAACACAAACTAATTGATGCACAGAAACATCCGGAGGAGTATAAAGGGTTACTCGTAAGAGTCGCTGGCTACACTGCATACTTTACTGAGCTGGGCAAGGACGTACAGGACGAGATTATTGGCCGTACAATACAAAGCTCTCTGTCTTCGCCGCTGTCATGTGGTTAAGCCGTTATGAAGGTTACGGGAGCGGTTTTAAGAATTGAGAGGAGTTCAAGCTATGATGGAGAAGGGCTGCGAACGGTAATATTTCTGAAAGGTTGCCCTATGTCATGTTTATGGTGCTCGACCCCAGAATCACAAAAGTTTACAAACGAAGTTGGCTGTGATGACTCTAAATGCCTTCGCTGTGGTTTATGTGCTAAGTTATGTCCAAATAATGCTTTGCAGCCGGACACGGAAGGCGTTCCTCGTAGCATTGATGGCAGGTGCAGAGGCTGCGGAGAATGTCGTAAAAATTGTCCTGTCCAGGCAATTTCGCTATATGGAAATAATATGACAGCCGAAGAAGTGGTAACGGAGATAGAAAAGGACGAAGTTTTCTATTTTCATTCAAAAGGAGGTTTTACATTTAGTGGAGGCGAGGCTTTTGCGCAGCCGGAATTTGTCTCTGAAGTTTTCCGCCTTGCCCTTGAACGTGGAATAAATGGGACCGTAGAGACAAGCGCTTGTGTGCCGTGGGGTAATGTGGAGAAAGTGTTGCCGTGGGTATCGAGGCTATATATCGACATTAAACACATGGACTCAGCATGCCATCGAAGATTGACTGGCCTTGGAAATGAACTCGTTCTTGAGAATATAAAAAGGATTGATAGCTGCGGTATGCAGATAGTCATAAGAGTTCCAGTTATACCATCAGTCAATGATTCTGTGGAAAATATCGTTGCCACAGCGGAGTTCTGCGCACAATTGAAGAATATTGTAGAGTTTGAACTCCTGTCGTACCATAAACTTGGAATGATAACCTATAAGAAACTCGGTAGAAAAATGGCCCTCAAAGATATAGAACCCCCTTCATATGAGGATATGTTGCGTATAGGGGAACACGTTAAATTGACGCTGCCAAACCTCTCTGTTAAAATAAACGGTGGTGAAATTTAAGACAGAAGGGTGCATAAATATGGATCCGGTATTAAATAAAGATGATGCTTTGTATACGCAGATTTATGATATATTGAAAAACCGTATAATGCGTGTCGAGTATTATCCTGGTTCCTTTCTGACAGAAGCATCTGTCGCTAAAGAATTAAATACTAGTCGTATGCCTGTTCGTGTAGCGATGCGTAAATTAGAGAGCGAAGGCTGGCTCATCGCCGATTTCAGAAAAAAAATACGGGTCCGTGATATAACCGTTAAAGATGTTCGTGAGATATACCAATTGCGTAAACTTTTGGAGGTTTCTGCTCTCAAGGAAATATTTGATA is drawn from Cloacibacillus porcorum and contains these coding sequences:
- a CDS encoding glycyl-radical enzyme activating protein; this translates as MKVTGAVLRIERSSSYDGEGLRTVIFLKGCPMSCLWCSTPESQKFTNEVGCDDSKCLRCGLCAKLCPNNALQPDTEGVPRSIDGRCRGCGECRKNCPVQAISLYGNNMTAEEVVTEIEKDEVFYFHSKGGFTFSGGEAFAQPEFVSEVFRLALERGINGTVETSACVPWGNVEKVLPWVSRLYIDIKHMDSACHRRLTGLGNELVLENIKRIDSCGMQIVIRVPVIPSVNDSVENIVATAEFCAQLKNIVEFELLSYHKLGMITYKKLGRKMALKDIEPPSYEDMLRIGEHVKLTLPNLSVKINGGEI